Genomic segment of Nilaparvata lugens isolate BPH chromosome 6, ASM1435652v1, whole genome shotgun sequence:
caagttctcaaaactctgttatctgtttcaaacaagactgacgactgttgatgtgttgatgaatttattttaggttaactatagaacccttcatttgttttgcgagaaatttttttcattccacATCTACACAGTCCTCGCTAATAACGATCGATAATGTGAGttcgatatatttccaattccaccagctgacaagatattttgagttccgccggcctgcacgatattcggagttccacctGTCAACATATTTGGAGTTCCATATATTCCAATTCCGGCTagctgcaagatattttgagttccagatattcccaattcatgcgaccctcaaaatctaattctaaggatatggctggaaagaacaagaaattttcaataggattcataaatttgggagaggaatagcacaaggttaccttatttttcctctccctatcatttcgatgatgtacttattgtatgaatagagAATATGATCTATTCCTTTGTTCAGAGTTTTAAAACTTTATATGggcgctcaaagttgaaaaagtatgACGTTTCTGTTCGTCGAGTTTagagccaaatttcaaacagtttgaacgctcataaaaagtcaaaaacgtcaaacaaaggaacaaattatatgaatctaattgaaaattttttccTGGAAGATTAATAGGGTGGAAGAGTTAAAGCGTGTGTAGCCTCAATAGGTttcaagtctgttaaattttaaccgtgatcaattccacgggaaccaatcagagaagccttccttctcaaaaaagccttctctgattggttctcgtggatttaaccatgattcaaatttaacaggcttttgtgcattatgaaatgaatttgaaggttgagtggtagagcaCACTATCAAGTAGTCCTAACTCACCGAATAGAGaatgttttaatttcattttcattaaatttcaaatgagtaatgaaatatttatctattcttCTGTATAAAACAACCATAAATTGCATTTCAAATGAGTAAAAAATAcgttatttattcttttgtataAAGAAactatatacatttttattacaaCTGAGTTTCCGTTTTATAAActacattaaaaataatctggttatttttatatctggctatttttatatctggttatttatgtttaacggatctcgaaaacggctctaacaattttcacgaaatttggaacatagtaggtttatgatataaagattcgattgcactaggtctaatccttgagaaaacttgctgaacgacattaaaaggataattcatccttggctgaaacagctgtggatagtaaaaaagtgagtatgggaaaaatcaaaatatcgcatccccgaaatgcataagatgacgtatagccagctgtgaaatatcacgatcattttagagtgttctgtttatcaataaataaaaataacgagcgaagctcggtgccccgatattaataattGTAAAGACAATATTCACTAAACTAGTattcagatggaaataaataggAAGTTgcatttttgttcaaatgttaatgaatgaataattattattacacgagaatcccgattaaatgttgtagatcaccccgaagacttctgctacggcaaatattgacaacagggtaaacagctagatgaaaattctatgagcgctactatacaaggGCTGTCataaatttttgtatagtagctctcatcgaatttccatctagctgtttactctgttgtcaatatttgcagtagcagaagtcttcggggtgatttacatcatttaattggattttcgtataataattgaccgagcgaattgaggtttaagattcaagtcgacggtttggcatttctcttaatgtttaaatgttcaaatgtttatatgttgcgcatttacggcgaaacgcggtaatagattttcgagaaatttgacaggtatgttcctttttaaattgcgcgtcgacgtatatacaaggtttttttggaaattttgcatttcaaggataatataaaacgaaaaaggagcctccttcatacgccaatataagagtaaaaatcagacttatagtattattcatcataaatcagctgacaagtgattacatagatgtgtggagaagccagtctattgctgtatttccataaggtctatagtttcaatcaagtacttgtgcaaagttagtagacagaaggttggtcactcatctatagtattttagttgaaatgcgattggagtgggggaactgcagccgtgacgtaggctgtagtacagagtaggaaGAATATCGCAtgcttgaaaatcatacggtgacctatagtcaaattatataacacaaacattttctgacatgcatgctttctgtttctgctttacaataattatcaaaacatttgaataatacaagcattttgcaatataaaagcaaaaaacccacctcctaaccttccctttcaaacccttaaggtttcttcatcttctaggtcgtgtttatattttgtagtttggctatacatcagcttgtgaatttcggggatgagatattttgcttcTCGTAGAAGATGTGCTCGATatcagcatgtgttcagtgcatttatatgaatgaaattcattggatttatcgggatcggtttattggTTTATTGCAATGTATTgctttatcaagattttttatgggttaatctgaaattataatagtataacgttgactactaacgcttttccagcttattaactttttcgtgtcacatgtttagattcttgaaaaactttcaacttcattttattcatataagtttaatgaacttgaaatattaaacaACATCATCAGAATCGGTGATTAATttgctataagtatggagaatttttaagttctaggtcaatcttgaggggattaaacgacgatgtatttgaagatacagtgaataaactgtatgttcagtgtggttactctatcacttttctactacacgtgacgtcacgctggcattccccccaccacttcgaatcttacacctgtgagtgatcaaccttctgtctactaacgttggtacttgtggatgagaacactgcgtgaggtctactgttcacagaactactagtaataattaattcattagcatttgaataatagcaatatctcagtaatttccatctgtagactggctggccgctatggcttcgtataaaatgagcgctgctaaccagagattgtcagtttggtgtaagggtaagcattcctgaccggcaattaggaggtactgggttcgatcccgggctgacaaataatttttgtatagtagcgctcatcgaatttccatctagctgtttaccctgttgtcaatatttgcagtagcagaagtctttggggtgttttacagcatttaattgggattttcgtttaataataataattatgaactaGTATTATTGCGTATTGGAATTGCTACCTGAATAAAGTCAGAGGCGTCTCGTAGATTGCCAACAATATTGTCGACCAGATTCCGGCGACCTTCCTCGGTCAGGGTTTTGTGCCAGAACTCGTGGCACTGTTGGAAATTGTCTTCTCCATCACTTGTGTACCTGTTTACCAattaaattcattaaatttaattaatcattatagtaataaatacataattttatcaccttttttcaagaattttctATATAAAcacttaggctaggcgcacaccgattagtcaagacaagactagtcacgtttaatCACactacttcacattgctgcttatgacacaactcacactgattagtatgcaattagacatgactcgtTAAGctactatgtgaagtattgtgactaaacgtgactagtcttgtcttgactaatcggtgtgtgatcagccttaggctaggcgcacaccagttagtcaagacaagacaagacaagacatgatcagacacgttcagtcacaatacttcacatatgAAGacagttgcttatgaagacatgtctaattgcattttgggaaaggaacagttttgggctttaagcctgttgttccttccccaatcattcatagttgagaattatattgtattgtatcaatgtataaataaatagccGACATTcacaaatttatcaagaattctTCACGCTGTCATCCAATTCTGTACTCACGGAATTAAACCGAATACTTTGTtaatagacaataatttcgtCTGGCAGTCTATATAATTTCCGGTTGGTGAATTAGGTCCGtttttcgagctcgggatttaggtaagttatagactttaaacagctgtcagaaaattagctttccgaaacgtcatagtcacgtttaaattacatttcgaaaaactagaaaatttaacacaaaataaattaaagagaAATAGTGAAAAGtgagctattttgaattatttagtaatgtttcatttcgtcaaggaaaaacgttaccaattataaaaattagaaaataaataatatttagtttgctgcaactatttactgtgACTATGCCCCCGTTTAAGAAAGCAATTTTCTGGCTCCAGTtgttttaagtctagaacttacctaaatcgcgagctcggaaaccggcgcTTAATGTCTGGAGAATTAGTTGGCGGTAGTATAGTACACTGTAATTATCTTCCCCTTCCATGTTGTATGGAAAAAATAGAAGATAAGAATTACAGAGAGTTATTGCATACAAACTTCGAATTATAGAGGTTCGCGATGAACTAGCACACGATTTTAGTATGAATTATTGAGGGGACCGAAATACAATGCTTCACTAAGAATTATAGGGTTTTTTACAAGGGACCAAGCTTCCAATAAGGCTCAActtacacttacgcgactcaagtcgactctagtctcttctcgacgcagcatgtgttttcaaatggtgacactcagaccagtcgattctagtctccgcgacctcacgactgtgagactgagtcgagcggcGACTCGATATGTTGGTCGAGAAGCGACTTGAGTTGCATAGTACCATGCATTTCtcatgaaagtgaggttatgttttgcGAAAGTGATTGAGAAAGagatttatcattttagataagaatTATAAAagacaataaataattcatgataattattattaaaatttgttacattcgCATTAGTGACGAATTGGatctcatattttattaatgtgaGGTTAGtgatggagtagcatggaactgaagtagtgacaatgagtaagaaagtcgtaaggtcgagagactggagtagtacgattcaagtcgaggtagtgtgagttgagcctaagaatTATAAAAGATTACTCCCGCAAGGGACTTCCCACCATCAAAACCCTACGAAGTTACGTTTTACTTTTTAGACAATTACGAATTATAGAGGTCCGAATTATCGAGATTCAACTGTAGTTGCAGTTTAAGacaatttggcaacgctgttatTTTTCGGACGGAGGGCCAAGTCTAAACTATATCATTACAACATACAAACCAAACCAACCTGGTACGCCTGGACTTTTTTACACTTCGAAGTAAAGCCCACATACACTTTACGCAGCTCTTTTCTATGCTTTTCTAGAGCttcatcttccttctccttgACTTCTTCCAAAAATATTTCTGGAAATTCAAATTCTGCCCTCGTGGCAATATGACAAAAAATGCTCTTCTGTAATCATGtgttctgtgtgtgtgtgtgtgtgtgtgtgtgtggtgtgtgtgtgtgtgtgtgtgtgtgtatgtgtgtgtgtgtgtgtgtgtgtgtgtgtatggtgtgtgtgtgtgtgtgtgtgtgtggtgtgtgtgtgtgtgtgtgtatgtgtgtgtgtatgtgtgtgtgtgtgtgtgtgtgtgaacacgataactccatttctaattaactgattgacttgaaattttaaacttaaggtcctcataccatgaggatccgacaataagaaattcaataaaattcaattcaaaatagcggaaaaaatggcggataatgactaaaaaaccatgtttttcaaggttttctcaaaaacggctctaacgattttcttcaaatttaaaccctagatagctatttataagcgcTATCAACTGACATCAGTctcattctgggaaaattgcaggagctccgtaatattattgagaaaaatgaattttgttgaatttctatcacgattttctcaaaaataactcgaccgattttcttcaaattcataccctgtatagttagttatttatcagctctattgactGGCATGAGTCTATTTCCttggaaactaacagggggtctaccccatccttgagaaatggactttgtaacctccttctcgtgcatgaggtaggtagatagagcagtttattcaaaagaacacagtcatagtcgatattttatttgtagaactgctgttttgacgacttttgaaaaatcatcaaatttcacaattatttacacaaaggagaatgtactctgaaaacaataatatgaatacaatagtatgatcgtagttttaaataatattaagcCGCCAATTggcattatgttattcccctaaattattctcgtttaagaatgaggcatatagatcaatgagcaagaaaagttgtgtgagtgtaccacaccagattttttacaaacTATATATAAGTGCTAACTGACCTGTCAACATCTCCAACAGTGCTGAACTTGGTGTTGGCAGCGCTGGGCTGCTCGCGATGGCCCCCAAAGCTGTTAGGGAAGTAGTTGGGCGCGCCCCCCTGGTTGTTGGTGTAGCAGGCGGGGCCATCGCGCTGTGTGTTGGCCACCACGGCCCGGTAGGGGCAATTGACGGGCAACTGCAGGTAGTTGGCCCCCAAACGGTGTCTATGCGTGTCGCTGTACGAGAACAGGCGACCCTGCCACATAACACAAAACACAACATTCAGTTTTGTTATACTCACTCAATTTCAGTGATTCCAGAACAAAACAAAcatttgatttcattattgcaTACTGTGCCgtaatgaaatcatatgttttATTTACAGTCGAGACCAAATACCTTACTCTACATACCACTCTACATTTGCTGTGTTCTAGGGATTCCACCCCTCTATGTTTCAAAATATCTAAGATCATTTTACTTGTTTGTATACATTGTTTTCGTTAGAAATCAGTATTAGCATCTCAGCGAGCTCTGCTATTTTGCTATTATTTGAATGAGTTATTTTaaagttattattcaatttcttagtttattgttttgaattatGAATGCGTGTTATTGATATGACTCTATCAGACCATGACATTCATCGTTTCTTGTTGGAGAGTGATAATGAAGAGTACAATGTTAGTAATAATGAGTCTTCTATTGAAAATATGCGAATGAGTGAAACTAAGCGAAAGAAGTATAGACCTACAATACCTATGCCTCCCCAATGCTatctcttacttgaaattgaaggccgctaTAGAGGTATTTTATTGCGatatattatatacagtatataatatttgtaatattatagattacaaagatgttgttatgtaataatcttccaggttgtcccctcaatggccgatttcaattccaagacgacactagcgctgtatgtgagtctatgcatctttaaggtctttggtcgAGACAGTTTCTAGGTTGAAAAGTTACCGTTTTACAAACTATGTAAATAAAAACAGCTGATCTCAATTTGAGCGTGGAAAAGTCAAGGTCAGCCACGATACCCGTCCCGTAAGTGGTCACTTTCCGATCACCGGAAATATGCATTCTAGTTTCCATGTATTTTAAATGGGAGTATTAATTGTGCACCACGAGAGGGACCCTGTTCCTTACAGTTTTCTCGTCGTGCGCTACTTATAAGGCTAGACGCACATTAGTTAAAATGAGTTAAcactaaagttattaacaaaatgttaataccttaatcctaatagattctattagattaaacagaacttgactaacacataagttcatcatgtgtatgataagttatgttcaatctaatagaatctataaggattaagttattaacattttgtaaataactttggtgtaaacgcagctataGTGACATGATCatacacgtttagtcacaatacttcacttaGCTGCTTGTGACGAACTCatactgattagtcattgcaattagacatgtcttcataagcaactatgtgaagtattgtgactgaacgtgtctgatcatttcttgtcttgactaactggtgtgcgcctagcctgaggctggtcacacaccgattagtcaagacaagactagtcacgtttagtcacaatactttacattgctgcttatgacgcaacacacacccattagtcattgcaattagacatgactccataagcaactatgtgaagtattgtgactaaacgtgactagtcttgtcttgactaatcgatgtgtgaccagcctaagaGATGGAATTGGCAATCAATAAGAAGTCTGATCAGCTGTTTCTATCCACAATCTTTTGAATATGGGTTACATTTCAGTTACATGCTGATGCTACACAACATTATATGCTTCATATTCAGTTCAAGACTCGCATGAAATTCCACTGAATTTTGGAAGCAACAAGCTCGGCCCTGTGAAAGGCTACTTCCCGTCCTTATGATGTTAATAGCTATTTTAGAGAATGAATGTATTGCAGATTACCTGAAGCATCTTGTCTGGGCTGGGTTCGATTCCAGGCACAAAATGAGCGGGGCTGAAGGCAATCTGCTCAACATCGGTGAAGTAATTAGAAGGGTTCCTGTCCAGGACCAGTTTTCCGACCGGGATCAGTGGGAATTCGCCATGAGGCCAAACCTGAAAACAAATAACAGATATAGAGCACGTTCTGGGTACAAtttgatggaacaatttacgattggaactggaacaatttactgtacacagaacgtacacatagTAAAACATGTTCGAGTTATAGCATCTACATACAATGGCAAATTTCAAAGTGATAAACAAGTCGTTCATTTATTTGTCTCTAAGATTAGACTACTAAACTCTTGTAATTTCTTCATTCCCCTTCTTAATTATAACACTATTAGGTAACCTTATACACTATAGTTTGAGAGTGTTGAATGTAATGCATGTATTCAAATGGGATGAAGCATACCGCTCCTGTATTCGTCACCATTTGATTACATGCATTACATTACTCGCAAACTtgaagctatagtgaggtccacgttataatggcagtggagaaagataagagaacaacgttgccgatactcAGTCTTGGCAATGCCTTCTAtacacggtagctgatacaggtttattgatgtaatattaacagttcattctcgattaaaataattaattatattttattaagcaagaaattataattgttaataattttataataaattttcataattaggatgaaatattttgttgattgattattaattctacaatgttaaaagccgatctggcaacagagcaaagcgagaaagagatagcgctatccgctttgttcaatgatagacaaatttcaaattttatttatttaaactcacaatatttacaatcagaATTAATAAGAGAAACAAGAACACACAGCTcagtaagataaaaaataattaatggaagattaataaaataaatactggtatgttttattagaaatacatttgtgaattggaataagAAATACTACTTGCTGGAAGTATACAAggacaaggacagcaataccattgcctttataacgtggacctctctatagaatGAGATTGAGAGCTCGCCATGCTCGTTCAATGAAGCTTACAAGAatcaatgattcaattatttatttcagccaaaaatatacattagGCTAGGTCATATTACAGATCAGTCGTATTATTACAATAACCTAATATTATCAACTTAAATTATTATCACAGATGCACTAAACTTAGTCTTTGTCAATGTGATGAATGACAGGTCacctaaagctgcgtacagatatacgcgcctccaacccgctccgcgcacgctccgccctcgttccgccatcgctccgcccccgctctgtaCTCGCACCgttcatgaacgttacgggagatgttagctcgtctcgcgttccactcttgctccccggtcgatcatcaatcgctctgctcgagtgacgttcggttgcggagcatagctaaagtctgtacgcagctttatgaGGTGATAGAGAGGTGTGCGTTTAAACCAGGTTTTCAGCTTCATTGTAGAATAGGACCTGATGTAAACGAAACCTAGTCTAATCGAGACACTCCCCTTcttacgctatcttttctctatggtacaagTGAAATGGTTTGGATTTGTGTTACCTTTGTGAGATCGAACGGATTGTACTTCCAGTTCTGGGCCTGCTCGTAAGTCATGACTTGTATGGAGAAGTTCCACTGCGGGAAGTTGCCGGAAGCGATGGCGTTGTAGAGGTCGCGAATCGAGTAATCTGGGTCTGAGCCTGACAGCTCGTGCGCTTTCCCGGCCGGCAGGTTCTTGATTCCTTGTGCAGTCTGAAAttcacattcaaacatttagaaACTATTATTTAGAACATTAAActaatagatgctttgaggagggatattttcccgagcacctcaaatcagccaaaataaaacctctattcaaacaaggtgacccgactaatcctttaattatagaccgattagtcttatcagcaaccttgctaaaataatggagaaactaataaagtcaagagttgttctttctgaatcttaacaaaataatcaacaagaaccaattcggtttccaaaatggtaaaagtacatctgacgctctaataaaattcatcaatactttatctgataaaaaactccataagaaaactattgcggtcttcctggatatacgcaaagcttttgatacaatacctcataatactttgttcaataactggagtcctatggtttcagaggagtctcgcttaaattgttcaaaagctatctgagtaatagaacccagtcctaaccataaatgatcaatctagtgtaactaacttaacttcttatggtcttcctcaaggtactgtactttctcccatccttttcatactctatgtaaatgactttttaaatttaagacttctaaactcaactgtgaatcctttgcagatgatactgcagctatttttcacggaaaTTCATGGAACGAATttcataccatagctgaaaataatatgctttaattaagaagtggttagacAAGAATACCtcagtttaaatattgaaaaaactaattacataactttctctgcaaatagagtaggacagcctaacgagaatcaagatttgagactccattctcagtgcaatttaaacgtAGTGACCCACGTAACAATTGATTTCCGGTCCGGGACAGGAACCAAATGGGTTGAATTAAAGCGATTTCGAAAGGCGCGCTGGATTGTTATCACAGAACAACATCCGCTCGTAAAATAAGTCTCAACGGCAAATGCGCGCTTCTCATTGGTCCAATGCATGATGGCGACTGAACATGTCGGAAAGAAAACATTATATTCTGACCTCTCTAATGAGACCAATTTGATGGAGTTCGctttaaaaaaggaagtttcgcTGCCGCACCCGGTACTACAATATACACATAAACACTACAATATATGTTGTGGGTTTTCTCCATATTGAGGAGTAGATTTTTGACTAACTCACTGAGCATTGAAACCGGATTGGTTTAGATAAATAACATTAGTAACTGACGATATATTTTCcatacatatatttttatgaatgcagatataaaaatatataaataattccatttttataaaatggttatttcatatttcaaaatatagtagcttttaaataatgtatattttttgatgcccacataagctcttaggcttgtgcatgggttgtgacgactactttttaggtaatcgggaccgacggcttattgCCTCCTCCGAAAGACGAGGTGGcagtatctatgtgattgtgctgtggtcaaaaatcTTTGCCCCCGGttgagattcgaactcgggttctcttgattattagaccggcgcgttatcacttactccaacgaaCCGCCCacaatatgatattttatggtTGAGTAACATTTATGTTTTATGGTAAAATAGTAGTAAGTTACCTTGTAGTGGAATTTGCAGTATACAGGCTCATTGTTGCTGTTAACTAGCTTGAACGTGTGCGAGCCGTACCCGTTCATGAAGCGATATCCGTCGGGGGTTCCGCGGTCCGAGAACAGAAACATCACCTGATGGGTGGTCTCTGGGCGCAGGCTGATGAAGTCCCAGAACATGTCCGCATCCTACACATTACACACAAAATACACTTCATCTACATGTGTAAGGGCCTTTttcacagtcaaagcttaaactccatttaatcagctggtggcttcgactcaaaatgaaacacattataacaaactagacttgatacggatttaattcagtttaaaatgaaatttagtttaaacagtcactgtgcaaacggc
This window contains:
- the LOC111052534 gene encoding catalase isoform X2, giving the protein MTTGSGNPVDDKVNSLTAGPKGPILLQDFTLLDELSHFDRERIPERVVHAKGAGAFGYFEVTHDISKYCKAKVFASIGKKTPIAVRFSTVGGESGSADTARDPRGFAVKFYTEEGNWDLVGNNTPIFFIRDPILFPSFIHTQKRNPVTHLKDADMFWDFISLRPETTHQVMFLFSDRGTPDGYRFMNGYGSHTFKLVNSNNEPVYCKFHYKTAQGIKNLPAGKAHELSGSDPDYSIRDLYNAIASGNFPQWNFSIQVMTYEQAQNWKYNPFDLTKVWPHGEFPLIPVGKLVLDRNPSNYFTDVEQIAFSPAHFVPGIEPSPDKMLQGRLFSYSDTHRHRLGANYLQLPVNCPYRAVVANTQRDGPACYTNNQGGAPNYFPNSFGGHREQPSAANTKFSTVGDVDRYTSDGEDNFQQCHEFWHKTLTEEGRRNLVDNIVGNLRDASDFIQERAVNNFSQVEPVFGARLAEGLRLAKKNKANL
- the LOC111052534 gene encoding catalase isoform X1, with amino-acid sequence MSRNAAENQLNDFKKGQKNVPVMTTGSGNPVDDKVNSLTAGPKGPILLQDFTLLDELSHFDRERIPERVVHAKGAGAFGYFEVTHDISKYCKAKVFASIGKKTPIAVRFSTVGGESGSADTARDPRGFAVKFYTEEGNWDLVGNNTPIFFIRDPILFPSFIHTQKRNPVTHLKDADMFWDFISLRPETTHQVMFLFSDRGTPDGYRFMNGYGSHTFKLVNSNNEPVYCKFHYKTAQGIKNLPAGKAHELSGSDPDYSIRDLYNAIASGNFPQWNFSIQVMTYEQAQNWKYNPFDLTKVWPHGEFPLIPVGKLVLDRNPSNYFTDVEQIAFSPAHFVPGIEPSPDKMLQGRLFSYSDTHRHRLGANYLQLPVNCPYRAVVANTQRDGPACYTNNQGGAPNYFPNSFGGHREQPSAANTKFSTVGDVDRYTSDGEDNFQQCHEFWHKTLTEEGRRNLVDNIVGNLRDASDFIQERAVNNFSQVEPVFGARLAEGLRLAKKNKANL